A single window of Ammospiza caudacuta isolate bAmmCau1 chromosome Z, bAmmCau1.pri, whole genome shotgun sequence DNA harbors:
- the PAIP1 gene encoding polyadenylate-binding protein-interacting protein 1 isoform X3, with product MTEPQLAVDPVATSNLSAKAPEFYPSGYNQNFNQNFTDSSFEDRCDGYLTLAEYVQDFLNHLTEQPGCFETEIEQFAETLNGWVIADEALQELVELIYQQATSVPNFSYMGARLCNYLSHHLTISPQSGNFRQLLLQRCRTEYENRDEATKGDETTRKEFHAFVLFLAELYLNLEIKGTKGQVTRAEILQEGLRELLNALFSNPVDSNLICAVKLLKLTGSVLEDAWKEKGKNDMEEMIQRIENVVLDANCSRDVKHMLLKLVELRSSNWGRVHGTTPHAEATPENDPNYFMNEPTFYTSDGVPFTAADPDYQEKYQELLEREDLFPYYEENGADLSGPGELYFDEIDDEMDPEIEEAYEKFCLESEHNRKQ from the exons ATGACTGAACCTCAGTTAGCTGTGGATCCTGTAGCAACATCAAACTTGTCTGCTAAAGCACCTGAATTTTATCCATCAGGTTACAACCAGAACTTCAATCAGAATTTTACA GATTCTTCCTTTGAAGATAGATGTGATGGCTATCTGACTCTGGCAGAATATGTACAAGACTTCCTAAATCACCTCACGGAACAGCCAGGttgttttgaaacagaaatagaaCAGTTTGCTGAAACACTGAATGGCTGGGTTATTGCAGATGAAGCTTTACAAGAGCTTGTTGAACTCATATATCAGCAG gCCACATCTGTCCCAAATTTTTCATACATGGGAGCCCGGTTGTGTAACTATCTGTCTCACCACCTAACCATTAGTCCACAAAGTGGGAACTTCCGACAGTTGCTGCTTCAAAG GTGTCGAACAGAGTATGAAAACAGAGATGAAGCTACTAAAGGGGATGAGACTACTAGAAAAGAATTTCATGCCTTTGTGCTGTTCTTAGCTGAACTTTATCTTAACTTAGAG ATTAAGGGAACAAAGGGACAGGTTACACGGGCAGAAATTCTTCAAGAAGGCCTTCGGGAATTACTGAATGCACTCTTCTCTAATCCTGTGGACAGTAATTTGATATGTGCAGTGAAACTGCTGAAG TTGACAGGTTCTGTCTTAGAAGATgcctggaaagaaaaaggaaagaatgatatGGAGGAAATGATTCAAAGAATTGAAAATGTTGTGTTGGATGCAAACTGTAGCAG AGATGTGAAACACATGCTTCTAAAACTAGTAGAACTGCGATCTAGTAACTGGGGTAGAGTTCATGGAACAACTCCACATGCAGAAGCTACCCCGGAAAATGACCCAAACTATTTTATG aaTGAACCAACATTTTACACTTCTGATGGCGTTCCTTTCACTGCAGCAGACCCAG ATTATCAAGAAAAATACCAAGAGCTGCTTGAAAGAGAGGATTTGTTTCCATATTATGAAGAAAATGGAGCAGATCTGTCAGGACCTGGAGAGCt gtATTTTGATGAGATTGATGATGAGATGGATCCAGAAATCGAAGAAGCATATGAAAAATTCTGTCTAGAATCAGAACATAACAGAAAACAGTGA
- the PAIP1 gene encoding polyadenylate-binding protein-interacting protein 1 isoform X1, which yields MSESFNRAPGAGRGRGCGAPESGGGARPAGSASRGSGSAEEQQHQPGGLFPQQEPLRPPKTAPLGTGMAEHLQRTGIPSGSQDKVSVLDSGPEMTEPQLAVDPVATSNLSAKAPEFYPSGYNQNFNQNFTDSSFEDRCDGYLTLAEYVQDFLNHLTEQPGCFETEIEQFAETLNGWVIADEALQELVELIYQQATSVPNFSYMGARLCNYLSHHLTISPQSGNFRQLLLQRCRTEYENRDEATKGDETTRKEFHAFVLFLAELYLNLEIKGTKGQVTRAEILQEGLRELLNALFSNPVDSNLICAVKLLKLTGSVLEDAWKEKGKNDMEEMIQRIENVVLDANCSRDVKHMLLKLVELRSSNWGRVHGTTPHAEATPENDPNYFMNEPTFYTSDGVPFTAADPDYQEKYQELLEREDLFPYYEENGADLSGPGELYFDEIDDEMDPEIEEAYEKFCLESEHNRKQ from the exons ATGTCGGAGAGTTTCAACCGAGCGCCGGGTGCCGGCCGGGGCCGCGGGTGCGGCGCGCCGGagagcggcggcggggcccggcccgcGGGCAGCGCGTCCCGCGGCTCGGGCTcggctgaggagcagcagcaccagccggGCGGCCTCTTCCCGCAGCAGGAACCATTGCGGCCTCCGAAGACGGCGCCCCTGGGCACCGGGATGGCAG AACACCTGCAAAGGACGGGAATTCCATCTGGATCTCAAGACAAAGTTTCAGTTCTTGATTCTGGACCAGAAATGACTGAACCTCAGTTAGCTGTGGATCCTGTAGCAACATCAAACTTGTCTGCTAAAGCACCTGAATTTTATCCATCAGGTTACAACCAGAACTTCAATCAGAATTTTACA GATTCTTCCTTTGAAGATAGATGTGATGGCTATCTGACTCTGGCAGAATATGTACAAGACTTCCTAAATCACCTCACGGAACAGCCAGGttgttttgaaacagaaatagaaCAGTTTGCTGAAACACTGAATGGCTGGGTTATTGCAGATGAAGCTTTACAAGAGCTTGTTGAACTCATATATCAGCAG gCCACATCTGTCCCAAATTTTTCATACATGGGAGCCCGGTTGTGTAACTATCTGTCTCACCACCTAACCATTAGTCCACAAAGTGGGAACTTCCGACAGTTGCTGCTTCAAAG GTGTCGAACAGAGTATGAAAACAGAGATGAAGCTACTAAAGGGGATGAGACTACTAGAAAAGAATTTCATGCCTTTGTGCTGTTCTTAGCTGAACTTTATCTTAACTTAGAG ATTAAGGGAACAAAGGGACAGGTTACACGGGCAGAAATTCTTCAAGAAGGCCTTCGGGAATTACTGAATGCACTCTTCTCTAATCCTGTGGACAGTAATTTGATATGTGCAGTGAAACTGCTGAAG TTGACAGGTTCTGTCTTAGAAGATgcctggaaagaaaaaggaaagaatgatatGGAGGAAATGATTCAAAGAATTGAAAATGTTGTGTTGGATGCAAACTGTAGCAG AGATGTGAAACACATGCTTCTAAAACTAGTAGAACTGCGATCTAGTAACTGGGGTAGAGTTCATGGAACAACTCCACATGCAGAAGCTACCCCGGAAAATGACCCAAACTATTTTATG aaTGAACCAACATTTTACACTTCTGATGGCGTTCCTTTCACTGCAGCAGACCCAG ATTATCAAGAAAAATACCAAGAGCTGCTTGAAAGAGAGGATTTGTTTCCATATTATGAAGAAAATGGAGCAGATCTGTCAGGACCTGGAGAGCt gtATTTTGATGAGATTGATGATGAGATGGATCCAGAAATCGAAGAAGCATATGAAAAATTCTGTCTAGAATCAGAACATAACAGAAAACAGTGA
- the PAIP1 gene encoding polyadenylate-binding protein-interacting protein 1 isoform X2 yields the protein MDLGSHSTLNEHLQRTGIPSGSQDKVSVLDSGPEMTEPQLAVDPVATSNLSAKAPEFYPSGYNQNFNQNFTDSSFEDRCDGYLTLAEYVQDFLNHLTEQPGCFETEIEQFAETLNGWVIADEALQELVELIYQQATSVPNFSYMGARLCNYLSHHLTISPQSGNFRQLLLQRCRTEYENRDEATKGDETTRKEFHAFVLFLAELYLNLEIKGTKGQVTRAEILQEGLRELLNALFSNPVDSNLICAVKLLKLTGSVLEDAWKEKGKNDMEEMIQRIENVVLDANCSRDVKHMLLKLVELRSSNWGRVHGTTPHAEATPENDPNYFMNEPTFYTSDGVPFTAADPDYQEKYQELLEREDLFPYYEENGADLSGPGELYFDEIDDEMDPEIEEAYEKFCLESEHNRKQ from the exons ATGGATTTGGGATCACATTCCACTTTAAATG AACACCTGCAAAGGACGGGAATTCCATCTGGATCTCAAGACAAAGTTTCAGTTCTTGATTCTGGACCAGAAATGACTGAACCTCAGTTAGCTGTGGATCCTGTAGCAACATCAAACTTGTCTGCTAAAGCACCTGAATTTTATCCATCAGGTTACAACCAGAACTTCAATCAGAATTTTACA GATTCTTCCTTTGAAGATAGATGTGATGGCTATCTGACTCTGGCAGAATATGTACAAGACTTCCTAAATCACCTCACGGAACAGCCAGGttgttttgaaacagaaatagaaCAGTTTGCTGAAACACTGAATGGCTGGGTTATTGCAGATGAAGCTTTACAAGAGCTTGTTGAACTCATATATCAGCAG gCCACATCTGTCCCAAATTTTTCATACATGGGAGCCCGGTTGTGTAACTATCTGTCTCACCACCTAACCATTAGTCCACAAAGTGGGAACTTCCGACAGTTGCTGCTTCAAAG GTGTCGAACAGAGTATGAAAACAGAGATGAAGCTACTAAAGGGGATGAGACTACTAGAAAAGAATTTCATGCCTTTGTGCTGTTCTTAGCTGAACTTTATCTTAACTTAGAG ATTAAGGGAACAAAGGGACAGGTTACACGGGCAGAAATTCTTCAAGAAGGCCTTCGGGAATTACTGAATGCACTCTTCTCTAATCCTGTGGACAGTAATTTGATATGTGCAGTGAAACTGCTGAAG TTGACAGGTTCTGTCTTAGAAGATgcctggaaagaaaaaggaaagaatgatatGGAGGAAATGATTCAAAGAATTGAAAATGTTGTGTTGGATGCAAACTGTAGCAG AGATGTGAAACACATGCTTCTAAAACTAGTAGAACTGCGATCTAGTAACTGGGGTAGAGTTCATGGAACAACTCCACATGCAGAAGCTACCCCGGAAAATGACCCAAACTATTTTATG aaTGAACCAACATTTTACACTTCTGATGGCGTTCCTTTCACTGCAGCAGACCCAG ATTATCAAGAAAAATACCAAGAGCTGCTTGAAAGAGAGGATTTGTTTCCATATTATGAAGAAAATGGAGCAGATCTGTCAGGACCTGGAGAGCt gtATTTTGATGAGATTGATGATGAGATGGATCCAGAAATCGAAGAAGCATATGAAAAATTCTGTCTAGAATCAGAACATAACAGAAAACAGTGA